The proteins below come from a single Streptomyces tubercidicus genomic window:
- a CDS encoding Lrp/AsnC family transcriptional regulator: MESDYDELDRRLVHALQIDGRAPFSTIAEVLGVSDRTIARRYARLRSAGAVRVLGGVAPTAPGTILWFLRVRCAPAASLPVAEALARRPDTSWVSLSSGGTEITCVVRTESEADSEALLLAKLPRTPRVEGVTAHCLLHAFYGGPDNVVGKLGSLDEEAIERLRPAPMPHRRGPVRLDDGDRKLLALLATDGRAGFEQLAAATGWSPTTVRRRMTELREHGLLYLDIDVDWRMFGVNSRTLLWLSVAPAHLEETGQTLAGHPEVAFAAATTGPTNLYASVVCTNPRELYRYLTTRVAALRAVTHLETAPVIRTVKQAANQT; this comes from the coding sequence GTGGAATCCGACTACGACGAGCTGGATCGTCGGCTCGTGCACGCCCTGCAGATCGACGGCCGTGCCCCGTTCAGCACCATCGCCGAGGTTCTCGGCGTGTCGGATCGCACCATCGCCCGCCGGTACGCCCGGTTGCGGTCGGCCGGGGCGGTACGGGTGCTGGGCGGGGTCGCCCCCACAGCACCGGGGACCATCCTGTGGTTCCTGCGGGTGCGATGTGCGCCCGCCGCGTCGCTCCCGGTCGCCGAGGCACTGGCCAGACGCCCCGACACGTCCTGGGTGAGCCTCAGCTCCGGCGGCACCGAGATCACCTGCGTGGTCCGTACCGAGAGCGAGGCGGACAGCGAGGCACTGCTGCTGGCCAAACTCCCCCGCACCCCGCGTGTGGAGGGCGTGACCGCGCACTGCTTGCTGCACGCCTTCTACGGCGGCCCGGACAACGTGGTCGGAAAGCTCGGGTCGCTGGACGAGGAGGCGATCGAGCGACTGCGCCCGGCTCCGATGCCGCATCGACGAGGACCGGTGCGGCTCGACGACGGTGACCGCAAGCTTCTCGCCCTGCTCGCCACCGACGGCCGGGCCGGGTTCGAGCAGTTGGCCGCGGCGACCGGCTGGTCGCCGACGACGGTCCGGCGCCGGATGACGGAGCTGCGCGAACACGGCCTGCTCTATCTCGACATCGACGTCGACTGGCGCATGTTCGGCGTGAACTCCCGAACCCTGCTCTGGCTCTCGGTCGCCCCCGCACACCTGGAGGAGACCGGACAGACGCTGGCCGGGCACCCGGAGGTCGCGTTCGCCGCCGCAACGACCGGCCCGACCAACCTGTACGCGAGCGTGGTGTGCACGAACCCACGGGAGCTGTACCGGTACCTGACCACCCGGGTCGCCGCACTCCGAGCCGTCACACACCTCGAAACGGCACCAGTGATCAGGACCGTCAAGCAGGCGGCGAACCAGACATAG
- a CDS encoding SDR family NAD(P)-dependent oxidoreductase codes for MPVLQDKGALVVGGASGIGAAIAAMYAVEGARVVVADRDASGASGTVRMDVADEGSVASAVAEATDLLGGRLDILVNSAGILTQAPVAEMDLATWAQTIAVDLTGVFLCCRAVLPGMIERGSGRIINIASQLGIKGGEGLAHYAAAKAGVVGLTKSLALEVSPHGVLANAIAPGPIETPMVDGITEDWKRAKRAELPLGRFGRPEEIAPTAVLLASDPGGNLYVGQTLGPNSGDVMP; via the coding sequence ATGCCTGTACTTCAGGACAAGGGCGCGCTGGTCGTCGGCGGCGCGAGTGGGATCGGCGCGGCGATCGCCGCGATGTACGCGGTGGAGGGCGCGCGGGTGGTGGTCGCGGACCGCGACGCGTCCGGTGCGTCCGGGACGGTGAGGATGGACGTCGCGGACGAGGGGTCGGTGGCGTCGGCGGTAGCGGAGGCCACGGATCTCCTCGGCGGTCGTCTCGACATTCTGGTCAATTCGGCGGGCATCCTGACGCAGGCGCCTGTCGCCGAGATGGACTTGGCAACGTGGGCGCAGACCATCGCGGTGGATCTCACCGGGGTGTTCCTGTGCTGCCGGGCCGTGTTGCCGGGCATGATCGAGCGCGGCTCCGGGCGGATCATCAACATCGCTTCCCAGCTGGGCATCAAGGGCGGCGAGGGGCTCGCCCACTACGCGGCGGCCAAGGCCGGGGTGGTCGGGCTGACCAAGTCGCTCGCCCTGGAGGTGTCCCCGCACGGCGTGCTGGCCAACGCCATCGCACCCGGGCCGATCGAGACGCCGATGGTCGACGGCATCACGGAGGACTGGAAGCGGGCCAAGCGCGCGGAACTGCCGCTCGGCCGGTTCGGCCGCCCCGAGGAGATCGCCCCGACGGCGGTCCTGCTCGCCTCGGACCCGGGCGGCAACCTCTACGTCGGCCAGACGCTCGGCCCGAACTCGGGCGATGTGATGCCGTGA
- a CDS encoding SDR family NAD(P)-dependent oxidoreductase gives MDTQGQSAGQVAVVTGAASGIGRALAVAYAAHGVCTVVGTFPGDPHDPERTAAAVRAAGGECVVHEVDVRSTEQVEAFAQRALDEWGRLDIAVAAAGVLRRAELAELDDLAWDDLLQVDLTGVLRTFRSAAARMAGGRPGAMVAISSIAGGVYGWGEHAHYCAAKAGVLGLCRSLAVELAPRSIRVNTVVPGYIVTPQSLDPVNSLGPEGLERAGSGIPLGRAGRPEEVASVIRFLTSPEASYLTGQEIVVDGGLTVRMAA, from the coding sequence ATGGACACCCAGGGCCAGTCGGCGGGGCAGGTGGCGGTCGTCACCGGGGCCGCCAGCGGGATCGGCCGGGCGCTCGCCGTCGCGTATGCCGCCCACGGCGTATGCACGGTGGTGGGGACATTCCCCGGCGACCCGCACGACCCGGAACGGACGGCGGCGGCGGTACGGGCCGCCGGCGGCGAGTGCGTCGTCCACGAGGTCGATGTGCGCTCGACGGAGCAGGTCGAGGCGTTCGCGCAGCGCGCCCTGGACGAGTGGGGGCGGCTCGACATCGCGGTGGCTGCCGCCGGGGTGCTGCGCCGGGCGGAGCTGGCCGAGCTGGACGACCTGGCCTGGGATGATCTGCTGCAGGTCGACCTGACCGGAGTGCTGCGTACGTTCCGTTCGGCGGCGGCCCGAATGGCAGGCGGACGGCCGGGCGCGATGGTGGCCATCTCCTCCATCGCGGGCGGCGTCTACGGCTGGGGCGAGCACGCGCACTACTGCGCCGCCAAGGCCGGTGTCCTCGGGCTGTGCCGCAGCCTCGCGGTCGAATTGGCGCCGCGCTCCATCCGCGTCAACACGGTCGTCCCCGGCTACATCGTGACCCCGCAGTCACTGGACCCGGTCAACTCCCTCGGCCCGGAGGGACTTGAGCGGGCCGGGAGCGGCATCCCGCTGGGGCGGGCGGGGCGGCCCGAGGAGGTGGCCTCGGTGATCCGCTTCCTGACCTCACCGGAGGCCTCGTACCTCACTGGTCAGGAGATCGTCGTGGATGGCGGGCTGACGGTCCGTATGGCGGCCTGA
- a CDS encoding MFS transporter — MSADSRGAAIRDATPERQFPRVGARATRKATFIAFLAWMFAVYDYILFGTLLPEMSAHFGWSESRASLISTFISVGTAVVALGVGPVVDRIGRRKGMILTVSGTAVASAASAVTPGAGYLIGVRSIGGLGLSEQAVNATYLNEIYAVTEDEKIKKRRGLIYSLVQGGWPLGVLLAAAFVAVFLPIVGWRGCFAIAVFPALVIALARRGLKESPQFELELKLRELRKEGKAAAAAELARSYGLSVEESAPLVAIFKGPALRNTLVLGFAWIINWFGIQVFSVLGTTVLTEGKDVSFTNSLLMLIVVNAVGYLGYVFHGWFGDRIGRRNIIGIGWILSGISFALTLTVAQGTVMVVSLYSLGMFFLVGPYAALLFYMGECYDTRCRATGTAFLNALSQPGAIVAGLIVTALLSSGVGWNEAALLVGAVGTVLSGVVMFAARKVETLKG; from the coding sequence ATGTCCGCTGACTCCCGCGGCGCGGCGATCCGTGACGCGACCCCCGAAAGACAATTCCCACGGGTCGGTGCCCGCGCCACCCGCAAGGCCACCTTCATCGCCTTCCTGGCCTGGATGTTCGCCGTCTACGACTACATCCTGTTCGGCACTCTCCTGCCGGAGATGTCCGCCCACTTCGGCTGGAGCGAGTCCCGGGCGTCCCTGATATCGACGTTCATCTCCGTGGGTACCGCCGTCGTCGCCCTCGGTGTCGGTCCGGTGGTGGACCGCATCGGCCGCCGCAAGGGCATGATCCTCACCGTCTCCGGCACCGCCGTGGCCTCCGCAGCGAGCGCCGTCACCCCGGGAGCGGGCTATCTCATCGGCGTGCGTTCGATCGGCGGCCTCGGCCTGTCCGAGCAGGCCGTCAACGCGACGTACCTCAATGAGATCTACGCCGTCACCGAGGACGAGAAGATCAAGAAGCGTCGTGGGCTGATCTACAGCCTGGTGCAGGGCGGCTGGCCGCTCGGCGTGCTGCTGGCTGCCGCCTTCGTCGCCGTCTTCCTGCCCATCGTCGGCTGGCGCGGCTGCTTCGCCATCGCCGTCTTCCCCGCTCTGGTGATCGCGCTGGCCCGCCGTGGGCTCAAGGAATCCCCGCAGTTCGAGCTGGAACTGAAGCTGCGGGAGCTGCGCAAGGAGGGCAAGGCCGCCGCGGCCGCCGAACTCGCCCGCTCGTACGGCCTTTCCGTGGAGGAGTCGGCACCGCTCGTCGCGATCTTCAAAGGCCCGGCGCTGCGCAACACCCTTGTGCTGGGTTTCGCCTGGATCATCAACTGGTTCGGCATCCAGGTCTTCAGCGTGCTGGGCACCACGGTCCTCACCGAGGGCAAGGACGTCAGCTTCACCAACTCGCTGCTGATGCTGATCGTCGTCAACGCCGTCGGCTACCTCGGCTATGTCTTCCACGGCTGGTTCGGCGACCGCATCGGCCGCCGCAACATCATCGGCATCGGATGGATCCTCTCCGGCATCTCCTTCGCCCTCACCCTGACCGTCGCGCAGGGCACCGTCATGGTCGTTTCCCTGTACTCGCTCGGCATGTTCTTCCTCGTCGGGCCGTACGCCGCGCTCCTCTTCTACATGGGGGAGTGCTACGACACCCGCTGCCGCGCGACCGGGACGGCCTTCCTCAACGCCCTCTCCCAGCCGGGAGCGATCGTGGCCGGCCTGATCGTCACCGCCCTGCTCTCGTCGGGGGTGGGCTGGAACGAGGCCGCACTGCTGGTGGGAGCCGTCGGCACCGTGCTTTCCGGGGTCGTGATGTTCGCGGCCCGGAAGGTGGAGACGCTCAAGGGCTGA
- a CDS encoding polysaccharide deacetylase family protein: MAKDIRVAIGVDVDAVAGWLGSYGGEDSPCDISRGMFAGEVGVPRLLRLFERRDMRTTWFIPGHSIETFPDQTRMVVDARHEVGAHGYSHENPVAMTREQESAILDRSIELIERVAGRRPTGYVAPWWEFSPVTNELLLERGIKYDHSLMHNDFHPYYVRVGDSWTKIDYAKPAEEWMKPLVRGEETGLVEIPANWYLDDLPPMMFVKASANSHGFVSPRDLEQTWRDQFDWLYREMDYAAFTMTIHPDVSGRPQNLLMLERIIEYISGHEGVRWSTFDEIADDFLARFPRA; encoded by the coding sequence ATGGCCAAGGACATTCGCGTCGCGATCGGTGTGGACGTGGACGCCGTCGCCGGCTGGCTCGGCAGCTACGGCGGCGAGGACTCCCCGTGCGACATCTCGCGCGGCATGTTCGCCGGAGAGGTCGGGGTGCCCCGGCTGCTGCGCCTCTTCGAGCGCCGCGACATGCGTACCACGTGGTTCATCCCCGGCCACTCCATCGAGACCTTCCCCGACCAGACCCGGATGGTGGTGGACGCCAGGCACGAGGTCGGCGCGCACGGCTACTCCCACGAGAACCCCGTCGCCATGACGCGCGAGCAGGAGAGCGCGATCCTCGACCGCAGCATTGAGCTCATCGAGCGGGTCGCGGGCCGCCGTCCGACCGGGTATGTCGCCCCGTGGTGGGAGTTCTCCCCGGTCACCAACGAACTGCTGCTGGAACGCGGTATCAAGTACGACCACTCCCTGATGCACAACGACTTCCACCCGTACTACGTCCGGGTCGGCGACAGCTGGACGAAGATCGACTACGCGAAGCCGGCCGAGGAGTGGATGAAGCCGCTGGTGCGCGGCGAGGAGACCGGCCTGGTGGAGATCCCGGCCAACTGGTACCTCGACGACCTGCCGCCGATGATGTTCGTCAAGGCCAGCGCCAACAGTCACGGCTTCGTCAGCCCGCGCGACCTGGAGCAGACCTGGCGCGACCAGTTCGACTGGCTCTACCGCGAGATGGACTACGCGGCCTTCACCATGACGATCCACCCTGATGTCTCCGGGCGTCCGCAGAACCTGCTGATGCTGGAGCGGATCATCGAATACATCAGCGGCCACGAGGGTGTGCGCTGGTCCACGTTCGATGAGATCGCCGACGACTTCCTGGCCCGCTTCCCGCGCGCCTGA
- a CDS encoding asparaginase, with protein MRRVVVLSTGGTIASRPDSRGAAIAADDANALLAQLPGDLRVPVEGVDVLRVGSYLLTPGDMAEIVRSAHEALADPDVLGVVVTHGTDALEETAFLADLVHHDRRPVVFTGAQRAASAGDTDGPRNLADAITLAACPEAAGHGVLIVFDGQVFAARGTRKTHTLAPAAFSAPDGGPLGRVRNGSVRMAARLLRSAPLGPEALDLDGVRVDIVASYPGTDATALDAVAAAGARGVVLEATGAGNANPAVRAAIARLTGEGVVVALSTRVHAGPVTALYGGGGGVDLIEAGAVPVGTLRSPQARVLLLALLARDRDPRRVAAALRRMAEAGAADTEVDTDTDHGPRPTSASTDPARTVMSAQPCERKN; from the coding sequence GTGCGCAGGGTCGTTGTCCTCTCCACCGGTGGAACCATCGCCTCCCGCCCCGATTCCCGGGGGGCGGCGATCGCTGCGGACGACGCGAACGCGCTGCTCGCACAGCTGCCCGGCGACCTCAGGGTCCCCGTCGAAGGGGTGGACGTACTGCGCGTCGGCAGCTACCTGCTGACCCCGGGAGACATGGCGGAGATCGTCCGGAGCGCGCACGAGGCGCTGGCCGATCCCGACGTGCTCGGCGTCGTCGTCACCCACGGCACCGACGCCCTGGAGGAGACCGCCTTCCTGGCCGACCTGGTCCACCACGACCGGCGGCCCGTGGTGTTCACCGGAGCCCAGCGCGCGGCCTCGGCCGGGGACACCGACGGCCCGCGCAATCTCGCGGACGCCATCACCCTCGCGGCCTGCCCGGAGGCCGCCGGCCACGGCGTGCTGATCGTCTTCGATGGTCAGGTGTTCGCGGCCCGAGGCACCCGCAAGACCCACACCCTGGCGCCCGCGGCCTTCTCCGCCCCCGACGGCGGCCCCCTCGGGCGGGTGCGGAACGGCTCGGTGCGGATGGCCGCACGGCTGCTGCGGTCCGCCCCGCTCGGCCCGGAGGCGCTCGACCTGGACGGCGTACGGGTGGACATCGTGGCCAGCTATCCGGGCACGGACGCCACGGCGCTGGACGCGGTGGCGGCCGCCGGAGCCCGGGGCGTGGTGCTGGAGGCCACCGGCGCGGGCAACGCCAACCCCGCCGTGCGCGCCGCGATCGCCCGCCTGACCGGGGAGGGCGTGGTCGTGGCGCTGTCCACCCGGGTGCACGCAGGCCCCGTCACCGCGCTGTACGGCGGCGGGGGCGGCGTGGACCTCATCGAAGCCGGCGCGGTGCCCGTCGGCACTCTGCGCTCACCGCAGGCCCGGGTACTGCTCCTCGCCCTGCTGGCTCGCGACCGCGATCCCCGACGCGTGGCAGCAGCGCTCCGCCGGATGGCCGAGGCCGGAGCTGCCGACACCGAAGTCGATACCGATACCGATCACGGCCCGCGGCCTACCTCTGCCTCGACCGACCCCGCGCGGACTGTCATGTCCGCTCAGCCCTGCGAAAGGAAGAACTGA
- a CDS encoding LacI family DNA-binding transcriptional regulator, whose amino-acid sequence MDPGRPQVTLQMLADRLGLHISTVSRALHAKPDEGRRAASSATIARIRKLADELGYRPNPHATSLRTQRSNLVGVLVPRLSDLVLATMYEGIEEAASEVGLSTFVTNTRDVPEVQRSHTEMVLARRVDGMIFGDAYVDGGFLDEIAARGVPFILVSRRAAGHTSVTCDDYLGGRLAAEHLLGLGHRHLAVIAGEPYASTGIDRTAGFVDRCAEEGVTVPAERIVHSAFDAPGGRRATETLLASTNRRGGPAPSAVFAVNDFAAIGAMGALRDHGRRVGSDVAVVGFNDTSLAAELPVPLTSVRSPMHQMGRRGLQLLNQLIAGQAAESERLTPVLTVRASSDPAAG is encoded by the coding sequence ATGGATCCAGGCCGCCCGCAAGTCACCCTGCAGATGCTGGCCGACCGGCTCGGACTGCATATCTCGACAGTCTCCCGCGCTCTGCACGCCAAGCCCGACGAGGGCCGCCGGGCCGCGTCCAGCGCCACCATCGCCCGTATCCGCAAGCTCGCCGACGAACTCGGCTACCGCCCCAACCCTCACGCGACCAGCCTGCGCACCCAGCGCAGCAACCTTGTCGGTGTGCTGGTGCCGCGACTGTCCGACCTGGTGCTCGCCACCATGTACGAGGGCATCGAGGAGGCGGCCTCCGAGGTGGGCCTGTCCACCTTCGTCACCAACACCCGCGACGTGCCCGAAGTCCAGCGGTCGCACACCGAGATGGTCCTCGCCCGCCGCGTCGACGGCATGATCTTCGGCGACGCCTACGTGGACGGTGGCTTCCTGGACGAGATCGCCGCCCGTGGCGTCCCGTTCATCCTGGTCAGCCGCCGCGCCGCCGGTCACACCTCGGTGACCTGCGACGACTACCTCGGCGGCCGTCTCGCCGCCGAGCACCTGCTCGGCCTCGGCCACCGCCACCTCGCGGTCATCGCGGGCGAACCGTACGCGAGCACCGGCATCGACCGGACCGCGGGCTTCGTCGACCGGTGCGCCGAGGAGGGCGTCACCGTCCCGGCCGAGCGCATCGTGCACTCGGCGTTCGACGCTCCGGGCGGGCGGCGGGCCACCGAGACGCTCCTGGCGAGCACGAACAGGCGCGGCGGACCGGCCCCGTCCGCCGTTTTCGCCGTCAACGACTTCGCCGCGATCGGCGCCATGGGCGCGCTCCGCGACCACGGCCGCAGGGTCGGCTCGGACGTCGCGGTCGTCGGCTTCAACGACACCTCGCTCGCCGCCGAACTGCCGGTACCGCTCACGAGTGTCCGCTCCCCCATGCACCAGATGGGCAGGCGCGGGCTCCAGCTGCTCAACCAGCTGATCGCCGGTCAGGCCGCTGAGTCCGAACGCCTCACCCCGGTCCTCACGGTCCGCGCCTCCAGCGACCCGGCGGCGGGGTGA